In a genomic window of Orcinus orca chromosome 12, mOrcOrc1.1, whole genome shotgun sequence:
- the MTRES1 gene encoding mitochondrial transcription rescue factor 1: MAMTSIRLPSSVLRKPDAWIGLCGALRGTPSHKHCASWNRYLYLSSTKLNASNYKTFFHNIFSLRLSGLLISQEYIFPFSIRLKSNVSSKKSTKKTLQKVEDEGDSDEESEHHEMSEQEEEPEDDPSAVRDHKDLDKVVQSFRYDVILKTGLDIGRNKVEDAFYKGELRLNGEKLWKKSRTVKVGDTLDLLIGEDREAETETVMRILLKKVFEEKTSSEKYRVVLRRWKQLKLPKKCTLK; the protein is encoded by the exons ATGGCTATGACTAGCATCAGATTGCCCAGCAGCGTTTTAAGAAAGCCAGATGCCTGGATTGGGCTTTGCGGAGCGCTACGAGGGACACCTTCACATAaacactgtgcttcctggaatcgATACTTATATTTGTCTAGTACCAAGTTAAATGCttcaaattataaaacatttttccatAACATTTTCTCACTGAGACTCTCAGGGCTTTTAATATCTCaagaatatattttcccattttccataAGACTCAAAAGTAATGTAAGCTCTAAAAAATCCACTAAAAAGACTCTGCAAAAAGTGGAAGATGAAGGGGACTCTGATGAAGAGAGTGAGCATCATGAGATGAGTGAGCAGGAAGAGGAGCCAGAGGACGACCCCAGTGCGGTCAGAGACCATAAGGACCTGGACAAAGTAGTGCAGTCTTTCCGATATGATGTTATCCTGAAGACAGGCCTAGATATCGGGAGAAA caaAGTGGAAGATGCATTCTACAAAGGTGAACTCAGGCTGAACGGGGAAAAATTATGGAAGAAAAGCAGAACg gtGAAAGTGGGAGATACATTGGATCTTCTAATTGGAGAGGATagagaagcagaaacagagacagtgATGAGGATTCTCCTGAAAAAAGTGTTTGAAGAGAAGACCAGCAGTGAGAAATACAGAGTGGTGTTACGGCGGTGGAAACAGTTAAAATTGCCTAAAAAATGTACGCTCAAATAA